In Thermococcus gorgonarius, the genomic window ACGCCGATAAGTTCTACCTCTTCTACGGGCCGAAGCTCTTCGGCAACGGGATAAAACCCTTTGAGTGTCTGAATGTTGAGGATGCGAATGAGGCACCGGTTTTGAGGATTGACTCAATAGAGAGGCTTGGCGAGAGCTTTCTGGTCACTGCTTACCCTGGTGATGGTGATGTTCAGCGGGATAGTTGAAGCAACCGGTAAAGCTCGCTACTCTGCCGGAAAGCTCTATGTAGAGGTTCCCTTTGAGGTCAGGCCCGGCGACAGTGTGGCAGTAAACGGCGCCTGCCTGACCGTCGTGGACTTCGACGGGAGAATAGCCATCTTCGACGTTGGGGAAGAGACGCTGAGGAGGACGAACCTGAGGGAAGCGAAGGTTGTGAACCTTGAGAGGGCCCTAAAAGTAGGCGACAGGTTCGACGGGCACATAGTAACTGGCCACGTTGATGGTACAATACGGTTCATAGCTAAGAGGACGAGCGGGAATACAACGTGGATGGCCTTTGAGATGCCCCCTGAGAGGTGGGGTGTTGCTGAGAAGGGTTCCATAGCCTTGAACGGCGTCTCTCTCACCGTTGCAAGGGTTGAAGCGAACCGCTTCTGGATTCAGGTGATCCCCTACACGCTGGAAAAGACCAACCTCGGCCTCCTGAGGCCCGGTGAAAGGGTTAACTACGAGATTGACGTCATAGCCAGATACGTGAAAAGAATCCTGGAGGAGAGATAAACCGGTCAGTGCATCGGCTCCTCCTCATCCTTCGGAGTGAGGGAAAAACTCATCATCCCATTCCGGAATGGCAAAACGCCTTTTAATATTTTTTCCTGGGAAAATTTTTTAAGTTCTGCCGTGGTTATCCCTATCATGGAAGCCGGCAGGAAAGCACAGGCAATCTTTCGCAGATGGTCTGTTAAGAAGCCCGTGACCTACAGCAGGTTTAGATGTCTCCTTCTCTCCGAGTGCTCCGGCGAAATTGAAAAAATTCTCAAAACTCTTAACGTCAGGTTTGTAAGGCTCCTAGAGCCGGATCCAGACGTTCTGGCTTCATATGCTGAGACCCTTTACGAGGGAAACAGCGCCGCGATAATAGAGCTCACCGACGGCACGGGAAGGATGTTCTATCTCGTGTCTCCCGAAGTTCAGATTAGAAGTGAGAGCCTGCCCGAGCCCGATTTTGTTCTTCGTTTCAACGTTAAAAGGGTCGATGGACTGAGGGCCCTCCTAAGGATCATAGGCCAGAGCAAAGTGGGCGGAAAGAGATACCGGTACCGATCGCTGGTAAACTTCACGCTTGGCTACCTGGGGGGCGGGCTGATAGCCCAGTTCTTACCGGTGAAGAGCAAATTGATCCAGGTTCTTCTTCCTTTGATTCTTGGACTCCTCGTGTTATTCATCCTGGACTACCCGTTCTCCCTTCTCTATTTCAGGGGCGTTGAAGTCCTTTCCACGAGTACTGAAATCAAAGAAATCAAAGTGGCAAGGGTCAGAATTTTTAAGGGTTCCAGTAAAGAGGACGGCGATGGTGATTGAGTTCCTCCTGCTCATAATACTGGCGT contains:
- a CDS encoding riboflavin synthase — translated: MFSGIVEATGKARYSAGKLYVEVPFEVRPGDSVAVNGACLTVVDFDGRIAIFDVGEETLRRTNLREAKVVNLERALKVGDRFDGHIVTGHVDGTIRFIAKRTSGNTTWMAFEMPPERWGVAEKGSIALNGVSLTVARVEANRFWIQVIPYTLEKTNLGLLRPGERVNYEIDVIARYVKRILEER